In a genomic window of Micromonospora cremea:
- a CDS encoding ABC transporter ATP-binding protein produces MPAVLEIEGLRKTYKSRRRGTRNALDGFDMRVDAGQVHGFLGPNGSGKTTTLRTLLGLIRPDGGRMALLGHEVPGALPTVAGQVGAIVESPQFFPHFSARDTLSLLAGAGEVPAGRVDEVLELVGLRDRAGERVKTYSLGMKQRLAVASALLKNPKLLILDEPANGLDPGGIREMRTLMRTLAESGMTVVLSSHILGEIQLICDSVTIISLGRRVAFGPVDEVLAQHSSGAVRVRLEAVSDLPAATDALTRAGIRVTGHPDHLMLAGVDKPATVTRLLAENDLYVSELAPVAVDLESVFLELTATAPVPGQHRQVDESTKVGGTGQPGATGGGWGA; encoded by the coding sequence TTGCCAGCTGTCCTGGAGATCGAAGGTCTACGTAAGACGTACAAGAGTCGTCGACGCGGCACCCGCAACGCGCTCGACGGCTTCGACATGCGGGTCGACGCCGGGCAGGTGCACGGCTTCCTGGGCCCCAACGGGTCCGGCAAGACCACCACGCTGCGCACGCTGCTCGGCCTGATCCGGCCCGATGGCGGCCGGATGGCGCTGCTCGGGCACGAGGTGCCCGGCGCGCTGCCCACCGTCGCCGGTCAGGTCGGCGCGATCGTGGAGAGCCCGCAGTTCTTCCCGCACTTCTCCGCCCGGGACACGCTGTCCCTGCTGGCCGGGGCGGGCGAGGTGCCGGCCGGTCGGGTCGACGAGGTGCTGGAGCTGGTCGGTCTACGCGACCGGGCCGGCGAGCGGGTGAAGACGTACTCGCTGGGCATGAAGCAGCGGCTGGCCGTCGCCTCCGCCCTGCTGAAGAACCCGAAGCTGCTCATCCTCGACGAGCCGGCCAACGGCCTCGACCCGGGCGGCATCCGGGAGATGCGCACGCTGATGCGGACGCTCGCCGAATCGGGGATGACCGTGGTGCTGTCCAGCCACATCCTCGGCGAGATCCAGCTGATCTGCGACTCGGTCACGATCATCTCGCTGGGCCGGCGGGTCGCCTTCGGCCCGGTCGACGAGGTGCTCGCCCAGCACTCGTCCGGCGCGGTCCGGGTCCGGCTGGAGGCGGTCAGCGACCTGCCCGCGGCCACCGACGCGCTCACCCGGGCCGGGATCCGGGTCACCGGCCACCCGGACCACCTGATGCTGGCCGGTGTCGACAAGCCGGCCACGGTGACCCGGCTGCTCGCCGAGAACGACCTCTACGTCAGCGAGCTGGCCCCGGTCGCCGTCGACCTGGAGAGCGTCTTCCTCGAACTGACCGCCACCGCGCCGGTCCCCGGCCAGCACCGGCAGGTCGACGAGTCCACGAAGGTCGGTGGGACGGGGCAGCCCGGCGCCACCGGGGGAGGGTGGGGCGCGTGA
- a CDS encoding DUF4032 domain-containing protein, giving the protein MRITSALVDPALLDLPWSTPLEEWPAQHLVALPQGISRHIVRFVRLGDYVYAFKETRERIAEREYDLLRALERIDFPSVEAVAVVADRQTEDGEPLESVLITRHLQFSLPYRALFSHTLRPETMSRLLDALAALIVRMHLTGFFWGDCSLSNTLFRRDAGAFAAYLVDAETGALHTSLSNGQRGEDLEIARVNIFGEALDLQAAGLLHESIDPEVVCEEVVQRYERLWHEITYEQAVEREARHDIEGRIRRLNELGFDVAEVAMSTIDDGRYLVRPKVVDAGYHTRRLLRLTGLDAEENQARKLLNDLDAYRAESDLTDEQQAAHRWVTEVFEPVVRAVPAHLRRKLEPQELFAQIIEHKWLLSERAGRDVGMRHAVQSYLVDVLVHRPDEQAVLGVEVPTAG; this is encoded by the coding sequence GTGCGGATCACCTCTGCCCTCGTGGACCCGGCGCTGCTCGACCTTCCCTGGTCGACTCCGCTGGAGGAGTGGCCTGCCCAGCACCTGGTGGCTCTGCCGCAGGGCATTTCCCGGCACATCGTCCGGTTCGTCCGGCTCGGCGACTACGTCTACGCGTTCAAGGAGACTCGCGAGCGGATCGCTGAGCGGGAGTACGACCTGCTCCGGGCACTCGAGCGGATCGACTTCCCGTCGGTCGAGGCGGTGGCGGTCGTCGCCGACCGGCAGACCGAGGACGGGGAGCCCCTCGAGTCGGTGCTGATCACCCGGCACCTGCAGTTCTCGCTGCCCTACCGGGCGCTCTTCTCGCACACGCTGCGGCCCGAGACGATGAGCCGGCTGCTCGACGCGCTCGCCGCGCTGATCGTGCGAATGCACCTGACCGGCTTCTTCTGGGGCGACTGCTCGCTCTCCAACACCCTGTTCCGGCGGGACGCGGGCGCGTTCGCCGCGTACCTGGTGGACGCGGAGACGGGCGCACTGCACACCTCGCTCTCCAACGGCCAGCGCGGCGAGGACCTGGAGATCGCCCGGGTGAACATCTTCGGCGAGGCGCTGGACCTCCAGGCCGCCGGCCTGCTGCACGAGTCCATCGACCCGGAGGTGGTCTGCGAGGAAGTCGTGCAGCGGTACGAGCGGCTCTGGCACGAGATCACCTACGAGCAGGCGGTCGAGCGGGAGGCCCGACACGACATCGAGGGCCGGATCCGCCGCCTCAACGAGCTGGGCTTCGACGTGGCCGAGGTGGCCATGTCGACCATCGACGACGGGCGTTACCTGGTCCGGCCGAAGGTGGTCGACGCCGGCTACCACACCCGGCGGCTGCTGCGGCTGACCGGTCTGGACGCCGAGGAGAACCAGGCCCGCAAGCTGCTCAACGACCTGGACGCCTACCGGGCGGAGAGCGACCTGACCGACGAGCAGCAGGCCGCGCACCGCTGGGTCACCGAGGTATTCGAGCCGGTGGTCCGGGCCGTGCCCGCGCACCTGCGCCGCAAGCTGGAGCCGCAGGAGCTGTTCGCGCAGATCATCGAGCACAAGTGGCTCCTCTCCGAGCGGGCCGGCCGGGACGTGGGGATGCGCCACGCGGTTCAGTCGTACCTGGTCGACGTGCTGGTGCACCGCCCCGACGAGCAGGCCGTGCTCGGCGTCGAGGTTCCCACCGCCGGCTGA
- a CDS encoding ABC transporter permease subunit: MSLYRTELRRLAKRRFTRYMSLLGLLVLAAVVVGVFFTNQKIDASQLARAERQADQQYQEQVRWSEQERVNCEQAKAAGTPNDGRYPDDCSMITAPPRESIQAEWFLPSTFNFRQTFDETLIPFAAILALVGFVVGASFVGAEWSTGGMMNLLLWRPKRLTVLLTKLAALLTGILAVTLPAAVLWFAGFWAIATFRGSTEKMTSGAWQSFALTGLRGVALVLVVTAIGFALASLGRHTAMALGGVVAVMVVGQFGLGILLSMASVRFAEAWLLPTYVAAWMQKKITLQDWNSCNNATYYGECKPDTLDITWQQSSVLLSVGLVVILGAALWAMRRRDIS, encoded by the coding sequence GTGAGCCTCTATCGTACGGAGCTGCGCCGGCTGGCCAAGCGGCGCTTCACCCGCTACATGTCACTGCTCGGCCTGCTGGTGCTGGCCGCGGTGGTGGTCGGGGTGTTCTTCACCAACCAGAAGATCGACGCGAGCCAGCTGGCCCGGGCCGAGCGCCAGGCCGACCAGCAGTACCAGGAGCAGGTGCGCTGGAGCGAGCAGGAACGCGTCAACTGCGAGCAGGCCAAGGCCGCCGGTACGCCGAACGACGGCCGCTACCCCGACGACTGCTCAATGATCACGGCGCCGCCCCGGGAGTCGATCCAGGCGGAGTGGTTCCTGCCCTCGACGTTCAACTTCCGGCAGACGTTCGACGAGACGCTGATCCCGTTCGCGGCGATCCTCGCCCTGGTCGGGTTCGTGGTCGGCGCGTCCTTCGTCGGCGCCGAGTGGAGCACCGGCGGCATGATGAACCTGCTGCTCTGGCGGCCGAAGCGGCTCACCGTCCTGCTCACCAAACTGGCCGCGCTGCTCACCGGCATTCTGGCGGTGACGCTGCCCGCGGCGGTGCTCTGGTTCGCCGGGTTCTGGGCGATCGCCACCTTCCGGGGCAGCACCGAGAAGATGACGTCCGGCGCATGGCAGTCGTTCGCCCTCACCGGGCTGCGCGGCGTGGCGCTGGTACTGGTGGTCACAGCCATCGGTTTCGCGCTGGCCTCGCTGGGTCGGCACACCGCGATGGCCCTCGGCGGCGTGGTGGCGGTGATGGTGGTCGGGCAGTTCGGCCTCGGCATCCTGCTGTCGATGGCGAGCGTGCGGTTCGCCGAGGCATGGCTGCTGCCCACGTACGTGGCGGCCTGGATGCAGAAGAAGATCACCCTGCAGGACTGGAACTCCTGCAACAACGCCACCTACTACGGCGAGTGCAAGCCGGACACGCTGGACATCACCTGGCAGCAGTCCTCTGTGCTGCTCTCCGTCGGGCTGGTGGTGATCCTCGGCGCGGCACTCTGGGCGATGCGACGGCGGGACATCTCCTGA
- a CDS encoding SIS domain-containing protein — MAYVDAEIASQPDCWREAAELAGAVRGDLPRPGERVAVVGCGTSWFMAMAYAARREQAGQGETDAFQASEFPTGRHYDRLIAITRSGTTTEVLELLIALRGRVPSTVIVGDPASPAVDLATAAVTMPFADERSVVQTRFATTALALLRAHLGDPVTALAADAEVAVRAPLPIDPATIGQVTFLGRGWTVGLAQEAALKCREAATFWAEAYPAMDYRHGPISIAAPGRLVWAFGELPDGLPEDVAATGAAFVHSRTHGCRTVLGSWAAGRTPVDPMADLILAQRFAVALATSRGLDPDAPRHLTRSVVLA; from the coding sequence ATGGCGTACGTGGACGCGGAGATCGCGAGTCAACCCGACTGCTGGCGGGAGGCAGCCGAGCTGGCCGGCGCCGTGCGCGGTGACCTGCCGCGCCCCGGTGAGCGGGTCGCCGTCGTCGGTTGCGGCACGTCGTGGTTCATGGCGATGGCGTACGCCGCCCGCCGCGAGCAGGCCGGCCAGGGCGAAACCGACGCGTTCCAGGCGTCCGAGTTCCCCACCGGCCGCCACTACGACCGGCTGATCGCCATCACCCGCTCCGGCACGACCACCGAGGTGCTGGAGCTGCTCATCGCGCTACGCGGGCGGGTGCCCAGCACCGTCATCGTCGGCGACCCGGCGTCCCCGGCGGTCGACCTCGCCACCGCCGCGGTGACCATGCCCTTCGCCGACGAGCGCTCGGTGGTGCAGACCCGCTTCGCGACCACCGCTCTGGCCCTGCTCCGGGCCCACCTCGGCGACCCGGTGACCGCGCTCGCCGCCGACGCCGAGGTGGCGGTGCGCGCCCCGCTGCCGATCGACCCCGCAACCATCGGGCAGGTCACCTTCCTCGGTCGGGGGTGGACGGTCGGGCTGGCCCAGGAGGCCGCGCTGAAGTGCCGCGAGGCGGCCACCTTCTGGGCCGAGGCGTACCCGGCGATGGACTACCGGCACGGGCCCATCTCGATCGCCGCGCCCGGCCGGCTGGTCTGGGCGTTCGGCGAGCTGCCCGACGGGCTGCCCGAGGACGTGGCCGCCACCGGTGCGGCCTTCGTACACAGCCGCACCCACGGCTGCCGCACGGTGCTGGGCAGTTGGGCCGCCGGTCGTACCCCGGTCGACCCGATGGCCGACCTGATCCTGGCCCAGCGCTTCGCGGTCGCGCTGGCCACCAGCCGGGGCCTCGACCCGGACGCACCCCGACACCTGACCCGGTCGGTGGTGCTGGCGTGA
- a CDS encoding GNAT family N-acetyltransferase — translation MAGAVRLEPVDEQNLEPLLSVAAAEAEPGDVMPPVEAPAGWSLARREAFRDFHRASFGGLDGPTRSQMYAILVGGEVVGMVRMTRCDEPGTVEAGMWLGRSARGQGIGVTALRELLNAAARAGMRAVVADTTADNVAAVGVLKKCGAKLREDAGKVRAEICLDSTPPAL, via the coding sequence GTGGCGGGTGCGGTCCGGTTGGAGCCGGTGGACGAGCAGAACTTGGAGCCATTGCTCTCCGTAGCGGCTGCCGAGGCCGAGCCGGGTGATGTGATGCCTCCGGTCGAGGCTCCCGCCGGCTGGTCGCTCGCCCGCCGGGAGGCGTTCCGGGACTTTCACCGGGCGAGCTTCGGCGGCCTGGACGGCCCGACCCGTTCCCAGATGTACGCGATCCTCGTCGGCGGCGAGGTGGTGGGCATGGTCCGGATGACACGCTGTGACGAGCCCGGCACAGTCGAGGCCGGCATGTGGCTCGGCCGGTCGGCACGCGGGCAGGGGATCGGCGTGACCGCCCTGCGCGAGTTGCTGAACGCCGCCGCCCGGGCGGGCATGCGGGCCGTGGTGGCGGACACGACCGCGGACAACGTCGCCGCGGTCGGCGTACTGAAGAAGTGCGGTGCGAAACTGCGCGAGGACGCCGGCAAGGTGCGTGCCGAAATCTGCCTCGATTCGACGCCACCAGCACTCTGA
- a CDS encoding phage holin family protein, producing the protein MSAPEKERAQASVGDLLGDVTRDLSTLMRKEVELAKAELREEASQAGKAGGMFGGAGLAGFLAVLFVSYAVWWGLSNTMDQGWAALIVAVIWAVVAGGLFINARNQLQRARAVLPRSKQTAREVPNALRGR; encoded by the coding sequence GTGAGCGCCCCGGAGAAGGAGCGGGCCCAGGCCTCGGTCGGCGACCTGCTGGGTGACGTCACCCGGGACCTCTCCACGCTGATGCGCAAGGAGGTCGAGCTGGCCAAGGCCGAGCTCCGCGAGGAGGCGAGCCAGGCCGGCAAGGCCGGCGGCATGTTCGGCGGGGCGGGTCTGGCCGGGTTCCTGGCCGTCCTGTTCGTGTCGTACGCGGTGTGGTGGGGGCTGTCCAACACGATGGACCAGGGCTGGGCGGCGCTGATCGTCGCGGTGATCTGGGCGGTCGTGGCCGGTGGCCTCTTCATCAACGCCCGGAACCAGCTGCAGCGGGCGCGTGCGGTGCTGCCCCGGTCGAAGCAGACCGCCCGGGAAGTGCCAAACGCGCTGCGCGGTCGGTGA
- a CDS encoding DeoR/GlpR family DNA-binding transcription regulator: MDRYARWNALLEMLTDNGRVSVEAAAERLDVSQATIRRDFDQLAQQQMITRTRGGAVANGVSYDLPLRYKTAKHSAEKQRIGAAAAALVTPGTVVGLNGGTTSTEVARALAVRPDLNTSAEGAQLTVVTNALNIANELLVRSRMKVVVAGGVVRPKSFELVGPLGGALLREVTLDVALLGVDAIDPQLGAAAHHEGEAAMNNLMVARAKRVVIIADSSKLGGHAFARICPVDRVETLVTDSGAAPEVVEAFRAAGVQVVCA, translated from the coding sequence GTGGACCGGTACGCCAGATGGAACGCCCTGCTCGAGATGCTGACCGACAACGGCCGGGTCAGCGTCGAGGCGGCCGCTGAGCGGCTGGACGTCTCCCAGGCCACCATCCGACGCGACTTCGACCAGCTCGCCCAGCAGCAGATGATCACCAGGACCCGGGGTGGCGCGGTCGCCAACGGGGTCTCCTACGACCTGCCGCTGCGCTACAAGACGGCCAAGCACTCGGCGGAGAAGCAGCGGATCGGCGCCGCCGCCGCGGCGCTCGTCACGCCCGGCACGGTGGTGGGCCTGAACGGCGGCACCACCAGCACCGAGGTGGCCCGCGCCCTGGCCGTCCGGCCGGACCTGAACACCAGTGCCGAGGGTGCCCAGCTCACCGTGGTGACCAACGCGCTGAACATCGCGAACGAGCTGCTGGTCCGATCACGGATGAAGGTCGTGGTGGCCGGCGGCGTGGTGCGCCCGAAGTCGTTCGAGCTGGTCGGTCCCCTGGGCGGGGCGCTGCTGCGTGAGGTGACCCTGGACGTCGCGCTGCTCGGCGTGGACGCGATCGACCCGCAGCTCGGTGCCGCCGCCCACCACGAGGGAGAGGCGGCGATGAACAACCTGATGGTGGCTCGCGCCAAGCGGGTGGTGATCATCGCGGACTCGTCCAAGTTGGGCGGTCACGCGTTCGCCCGGATCTGCCCCGTCGACCGGGTCGAGACGCTGGTGACGGACTCCGGCGCCGCCCCCGAGGTCGTGGAGGCCTTCCGCGCCGCCGGTGTGCAGGTCGTCTGCGCCTGA
- a CDS encoding ROK family protein — MSDAVPVDQVVVALDVGGTGMKCALVRPDGVAVRTERHPTNAARGPAAVVGTILDVAEGLADKARADGLTPVALGIAVPGVVDEARGVAVWSANVGFRDVPLRDLAVARLGLPTALGHDVRVGGLAEARLGAGRGTGHVLFVAIGTGIAAAHVVDGTAAVGAHGAAGEIGHILVRPGGPRCGCGRPGCLEAVASAAAIGRRYAELADESPDGPVTAAEVAERAAAGEPLAGRVWQEAVEALADGLASGQALFDVATIVLGGGLAQAGDRLLVPLRAALHERMTFHREPRLVAAALGDEAGCLGAALLALDAARVPDHQEKQ; from the coding sequence GTGAGCGACGCCGTGCCCGTCGACCAGGTGGTCGTCGCGCTGGACGTCGGCGGCACCGGCATGAAGTGCGCCCTGGTCCGGCCGGACGGCGTCGCGGTACGCACCGAGCGGCACCCCACCAACGCCGCGCGCGGCCCGGCCGCCGTGGTCGGCACCATCCTGGACGTCGCCGAAGGGCTGGCCGACAAGGCCCGCGCCGACGGGCTCACCCCCGTCGCGCTCGGCATCGCCGTGCCCGGAGTGGTGGACGAGGCGCGCGGGGTCGCGGTCTGGTCGGCGAACGTGGGCTTCCGGGACGTACCGCTGCGGGACCTGGCGGTGGCGCGGCTCGGCCTGCCCACGGCGCTCGGCCACGACGTGCGGGTCGGCGGTCTCGCCGAGGCCCGACTCGGTGCCGGGCGCGGCACCGGGCACGTCCTCTTCGTGGCGATCGGCACCGGCATCGCCGCCGCGCACGTTGTCGACGGCACGGCCGCCGTCGGCGCACACGGCGCCGCCGGGGAGATCGGCCACATCCTGGTCCGTCCCGGCGGGCCACGCTGCGGCTGCGGCCGGCCCGGCTGCCTGGAGGCGGTCGCCTCGGCCGCCGCAATCGGCCGCCGCTATGCCGAGCTGGCCGACGAGTCACCCGACGGGCCGGTGACGGCGGCCGAGGTGGCCGAGCGGGCCGCAGCCGGCGAGCCGCTCGCCGGCCGCGTCTGGCAGGAGGCGGTCGAGGCACTCGCCGACGGCCTGGCCTCCGGGCAGGCGCTGTTCGACGTGGCGACGATCGTGCTCGGCGGCGGACTGGCCCAGGCCGGGGACCGGCTGCTCGTCCCCCTGCGGGCAGCGCTGCACGAGCGGATGACCTTCCACCGGGAGCCGCGGCTGGTCGCGGCGGCCCTCGGCGACGAGGCCGGTTGCCTCGGCGCCGCCCTGCTCGCCCTGGACGCCGCGCGCGTCCCTGACCATCAGGAGAAGCAATGA
- a CDS encoding DUF3263 domain-containing protein, producing the protein MPADATPASPEPSTDARPGDVAVGGGPTVPTPRPVPPVESTADPAPAAGADAEATAPAAGLTERERAILAFEQQWWRHAGAKEQAVRDTFGVSSTRYYQLLNALLDNPAALAADPVLIGRLRRLRSSRARNRRR; encoded by the coding sequence ATGCCCGCCGACGCCACCCCGGCCTCCCCCGAGCCGTCCACCGACGCTCGTCCGGGCGACGTGGCGGTCGGTGGCGGGCCGACGGTCCCGACACCCCGACCGGTGCCGCCCGTGGAGAGCACCGCTGACCCCGCGCCGGCCGCCGGGGCCGATGCCGAAGCCACCGCGCCGGCGGCGGGGCTGACCGAACGGGAACGGGCCATCCTCGCCTTCGAGCAGCAGTGGTGGCGGCACGCGGGTGCCAAGGAGCAGGCCGTTCGGGACACCTTCGGGGTCTCCTCGACCCGGTACTACCAACTGCTCAACGCGCTGCTCGACAACCCGGCGGCGCTCGCCGCCGACCCCGTGCTGATCGGTCGGCTCCGCCGGCTCCGCTCGTCGCGCGCCCGCAATCGCCGCCGCTGA
- a CDS encoding DUF3618 domain-containing protein: MSSDPDRIRREIETTRNELSSDVDALTDKVNPRRIAGERVGQARGAFARAKEKVMGSTSHMGQEASQRMSHVAGSVRDESRSFGQQSRGAVGSVRDEARSLGRQSREQAQGNPLAAGLVAFGVGLLAASLLPPSGRERQLAGRARGMVSEHSDQLRGQASQIGHQMQDNLREPAQQAAQSVRSTAGQGVSAVRDQGRSAAGQMQGQAHAAADDLRQR, encoded by the coding sequence ATGTCCAGTGATCCGGATCGGATCCGGCGGGAGATCGAGACCACCCGCAACGAGTTGAGCAGTGACGTCGACGCACTGACCGACAAGGTCAACCCGCGTCGGATCGCGGGTGAGCGCGTCGGGCAGGCCCGCGGCGCGTTCGCCCGAGCGAAGGAGAAGGTGATGGGCAGCACGAGCCACATGGGGCAGGAGGCCAGCCAGCGGATGTCGCACGTCGCCGGCTCGGTGCGCGACGAGAGCCGGTCGTTCGGACAGCAGTCCCGGGGGGCCGTGGGCTCCGTGCGGGACGAGGCTCGCTCACTGGGGCGGCAGTCCCGGGAGCAGGCGCAGGGCAACCCGCTGGCCGCCGGTCTGGTCGCTTTCGGTGTCGGGTTGCTGGCCGCCTCGCTGCTCCCGCCGAGCGGGCGGGAGAGGCAACTCGCCGGCCGCGCTCGGGGCATGGTGAGCGAGCACTCCGACCAGCTGCGCGGGCAGGCGAGCCAGATCGGCCACCAGATGCAGGACAACCTGCGGGAGCCCGCGCAGCAGGCGGCGCAGTCGGTGCGGTCCACCGCCGGGCAGGGGGTGTCCGCGGTACGCGACCAGGGCCGTTCGGCCGCCGGGCAGATGCAGGGGCAGGCGCATGCGGCCGCTGACGATCTCCGGCAGCGCTGA
- a CDS encoding phosphatase PAP2 family protein: MLKPTAVRRDLRLRPVSPAGWWFDVLLLVGFGALTLALARGALLGLDLDVREWAYAHHPAPIYWTARVLNYLGQGGWLLMPLSGALAVAVAWRARTVRPLLLVAGAFVLLYLTVGPLKLLTDRAAPSSDLPPTQSVRIFNDLPPTEYDLSYPSGHVANAIVWYGVIAALLTALTAGRLHPRVHRLVRFAPPAILLVTTTYLNFHWLTDGVAALLLGLFLDRLLHRVPWDDVPLPGRLREWDRPFTSYP; the protein is encoded by the coding sequence GTGCTCAAACCCACGGCGGTACGACGTGACCTGCGGCTACGGCCCGTCAGCCCGGCCGGCTGGTGGTTCGACGTGCTGCTGCTGGTCGGGTTCGGCGCGTTGACCCTGGCCCTTGCCAGGGGGGCGCTGCTCGGGTTGGACCTCGACGTCCGGGAATGGGCCTACGCCCATCACCCCGCGCCGATCTACTGGACGGCGCGGGTGCTCAACTACCTCGGGCAGGGTGGCTGGCTGCTGATGCCGCTCTCCGGGGCGCTCGCCGTGGCAGTGGCCTGGCGGGCCCGCACGGTTCGACCGCTGCTGCTGGTAGCGGGGGCTTTCGTGCTGCTGTACCTGACAGTGGGGCCGCTCAAGCTCCTGACCGACCGGGCCGCGCCCAGCTCGGATCTGCCGCCGACCCAGTCCGTCCGGATCTTCAACGACCTGCCGCCCACCGAGTACGACCTCTCCTACCCGTCCGGGCACGTCGCCAACGCGATCGTCTGGTACGGGGTGATCGCCGCACTGCTGACCGCGCTGACGGCCGGGCGGCTGCACCCGAGGGTGCACCGGCTGGTCCGATTCGCCCCGCCGGCGATCCTGCTGGTCACCACCACATACCTGAACTTCCACTGGCTCACCGACGGGGTGGCGGCGCTGCTGCTCGGGCTGTTCCTGGACCGGCTGCTGCACCGGGTGCCCTGGGACGACGTGCCGCTACCCGGCCGGCTACGCGAATGGGACCGTCCGTTCACCTCGTACCCGTAG
- the nagA gene encoding N-acetylglucosamine-6-phosphate deacetylase, with the protein MTVRVNGRVVTPNGVIRQGCVEWDGDRITAVAEYPSVRDGHWILPGFVDMHTHGGGGHTFTTGDADQARAAAGFHLAHGTTTLLASLVSAPFALMRAATEAFAPLVDEGVLAGIHFEGPYLSAVRCGAQNPEYLRDPSTDELAELIELGGGAIRMVTLAPERDGALEAIKLLTAQRVVAAVGHTDATYDQTRAAVAAGASVGTHLFNGMRPVHHREPGPVIALLDAPTVVCELVADGVHLHDGMLTFATATAGPDRAALITDAMAAAGMADGEYELGGQAVTVADGVARLARDGSIAGSTLTMDAALRHAVDAGIPMADAARMVATTPARAIGLGDRVGALQVGLRADLVVLDEDLNVVRVLRGGSWIE; encoded by the coding sequence ATGACCGTACGGGTGAACGGCCGAGTGGTGACCCCGAACGGTGTCATCCGGCAGGGCTGCGTCGAGTGGGACGGCGACCGGATCACCGCGGTGGCGGAGTATCCGTCGGTCCGCGACGGGCACTGGATCCTGCCCGGCTTCGTCGACATGCACACGCACGGCGGTGGCGGGCACACCTTCACCACCGGAGACGCCGACCAGGCCCGGGCTGCCGCCGGCTTCCACCTGGCGCACGGCACCACGACCCTGCTGGCCAGCCTGGTCAGCGCGCCCTTCGCGCTGATGCGCGCCGCCACCGAGGCGTTCGCCCCGCTGGTCGATGAGGGCGTGCTGGCGGGCATCCACTTCGAGGGTCCCTATCTCTCCGCCGTCCGCTGTGGGGCGCAGAACCCGGAGTACCTGCGCGACCCGTCCACCGACGAACTGGCCGAGCTGATCGAGCTGGGTGGGGGCGCGATCCGGATGGTCACCCTCGCCCCGGAGCGCGACGGCGCGCTGGAAGCGATCAAGCTGCTCACCGCCCAGCGGGTGGTGGCCGCGGTCGGCCACACCGACGCCACGTACGACCAGACCCGCGCCGCGGTCGCCGCGGGTGCGAGCGTCGGCACGCACCTGTTCAACGGCATGCGCCCGGTGCACCACCGTGAGCCCGGCCCGGTGATCGCCCTGCTCGACGCGCCCACCGTGGTCTGTGAGCTGGTCGCCGACGGGGTGCACCTGCACGACGGCATGCTCACCTTCGCCACCGCGACCGCCGGCCCGGACCGCGCCGCCCTGATCACCGACGCGATGGCTGCCGCCGGAATGGCCGACGGCGAGTACGAGTTGGGCGGCCAGGCCGTCACGGTGGCCGACGGGGTGGCCCGGCTGGCCCGTGACGGCTCGATCGCCGGTAGCACCCTGACCATGGACGCCGCACTGCGGCACGCCGTGGACGCCGGCATCCCCATGGCGGACGCGGCCCGGATGGTAGCCACCACCCCGGCCCGCGCCATCGGGCTGGGCGATCGGGTCGGCGCCCTCCAGGTCGGCCTCCGCGCCGACCTGGTGGTGCTGGACGAGGACCTGAACGTGGTCCGGGTGCTCCGCGGCGGCTCCTGGATCGAGTAA